The Bradyrhizobium oligotrophicum S58 genome contains the following window.
GTACATGCGGCTCCAGCGCTCTTCGCCGTAGATCTCGCGGATGCGACGCTGGCTGGTATCCGGCACGCCCCATTGGATCTGGGTATTCGCGATCACGCCGAGCTTTCTGAAGCGTGGAATGTCCGAGGGCGCAGTGAGGAATGCGTGGCAGATGGTATGACGGCGGTTGCCGGGGCCGTTCTTGCCAAAAGCGGCTTCGTATCCATCCAGGCTCATACGGACTGCGGCGTCGCCCACGGCATGGAGGTGCGTATCGATTCCCTCCGCGTGGGCCTGGCGCAGGATTCGATTCAACACGGGCGATGGCAGCAATGGTTCGCCGCGCCAATCCGGTTTGCCGGCATAGGGATCGAGCAGATAGGCGGTGCGGCTCAGCTCCGTGCCATCGACGAGCAGCTTCAGCACATCGGCCTTGACCAGTTGGGTACGATAGCGCTGCCGATAGGCCCGTATGATCGGCAGTGGATCCACCTTGGGATCATTGTGATAGAGGCAGCCAATCACGCGTTGCAGCAGCTTGCCGCGTTTCTCGAGGTCGACCAGCATGTCGAAACCGTGATGCTGCTCGGTCGGCCAGGCGCTGAAGCCGGCATCGAAGAAGGTGGTGATGCCGGCGGCCGCGAGCCTGGGCTGCCATTCCTCGATGGCGGCGGCGGCCGACTTGAGGCCGAACGGCTCGATGCCGTGCTTTTTGAGCGCCTGCAGCACCGCGAACAGCGCAGGGACTTCCGAAATGAACCCGGTCGGCGCGCCGTTGGGATCCTTTTCGTACCAGGATGAGCCGGGCACGACGTCGCGCGGGGTGTCCTTCGTAATGCCGGCCACCTCCAGCAGCTTGGAATTGACCCAGTAGCCGTGCAGATCACAACTGACGAGCAGGACCGGCCGATCGGGGAAGATTTCGTCCAGCGGTTCCTTGCGCGGACCCGAGGCGGGAAACGCGCCAGCGATCCAGCCGAACCCGAGAATGAACTTTTCGTCGGAATGCGCCTTCGCGTAATCGCGCAGGATCGCGTAGATGCGCTCGGGATCTTCCTCGTTGACCCAGGCGCCGCGGGCGAACGCCAGCGTGCAAAGATGCCAATGCGCCTCGACGAAGCCCGGCATCAGCATGCGGCCCTTGAGGTCGATGACGTCGGCGCCGCGTCCGGCAAACTTCATCGCTCCCGCATCGTCGCCGACATAGACGATCGTGCCTCCCTTGACGACGACGGCCTGAGCCCAGGGCAGCGAGTCTTCGACCGTGTAGACGCGCCCGCCGCGGAAGATGGTCGTGCGGTTGGAGGCGGCCCAGGCCGGAGTCGCGGCAGCGGCGAATGCCGCGGCCGCAGCCGAGGTCGCGACCATCTGGCGACGGGTCAGTCCGCCGCCCTCCGGCTTCGACGCCGCAAACAGCGAACCGATGGCCGAGCCGCATGCAATGCACATTGTCCCACTCCGAACGGCCCGCGCTCCGCGTAGGCTGCATCATTGTCCAATCGAACGCTAAACTACGTCGCTGCGCACCTGCCGAGATTGACAGCGATCAAGCCGGTCTCGGAGGCGTCCCGCGTGCGTACGCAGACTGAAGATCCGGATGCTTGCTGATCGTGAACATTCAAATCGAATGCTTTCAGATCTGATTGCAGATCCGGTTGCTACTCACGGCGGCAGAGGCCGCGCGATCCGAACAGTCATTTTGGGAACAGGAAAGCCAGACTGGCCCGAAACTGCCAGTGCGATGCCTGGTCCGGCTTCAGCAAATTGTAGTAAACACCGATCTCGGCATTGATAGGCTGCCGCTCGACCATGAAAAGCTTGCCGACGCCAATGCCGACGGGAACGACCCAGCGATCGTTGCCCTTGGCGAGCCAGTTCGCCGTGATGATGGGACTCGAGCTGATGTAGGAGCCATCTGAAAAATTGTAGGTGACGAAGTACTGCAGCATCATCTGGTTGACCGGCGCGCGGTTGTTCGGTCCTGCAAATGACCAGATGTTGTTGGCGAGCACGCCGAGCACCCAGGGGCCGGGCATGGTCAAGGCGACGAGCGTCGGGCCTGCGCTCCACTTTCCCGAACCGAGGGCCGGTTCAGTTGCGGATGGATAGGAAAAGGTCGGCCCGACACCCCAGATCAGGCTGCCTGAATGTGACGGGGTGAGCGCGAAGATCTGGTTGATGTCACCAACCCCGCCGATCCGCCCTTGCTCGGGCGAGAAGCGAACCTGGGCGATGCCGGGAATGGTCGTTCGTGTCACCAGATTCCACTCGGCATTGAGCTGAAACGGGACGACCGGCTCGATCTTGACGACATCTGCCGTCTGCCGGTACGGGCCGGTGTTCGGCGCGGCGATATTCTCCAGGCCAACGCTGATCGTATCCGCGATTGGATTTTGCGCTGCCCTGGCGAGGTCCTCGACCGACGGCGTCTTAGCCTGTTGGGCCGAGGCGCTGACGCCGGGGCATAGCGCTGAAATCAGAAGCAGCACCATCAGTCGAGAAAGTCCCGGCGTCATTGATGACCTCGTCTCGAAACGCAGCAATTGCAGCCTCTGTCTCGTGCTTGTGTCTCGTGCGTGCATCGTTCACCCGCCGGGCTGTCGAATAGACCGGGGCCGGACAAGGCCACTTCTAGCCGTGCCTGACCTGGCCGTTCATGACCGTCATCACCACTCTGGTCTTGTGAATGTCGTGTGGCGCGACGTTGAACAGGTTCTTCTCCAGCACGATGAGATCGGCGAGCTTGCCGACTTCGATCGAGCCGATCTCGCGCTCCAGCCCGAGCTGCCATGCCGGCCCCATCGTGGCTGCCCTCAGGGCAGCCTCGAGCGTGATGACCTCGTCGGCCGGTGGTAGTTGTGGGCCATTCGGCTTGCCGAGCTCTCGCCTCGTCGTTGCGATCTCGATCGCGTCGAGCGGCTTGTAGGTGCTGTAGGAGTTCGCGGCGGGCCAGTCGGCGCCGAACGACAGCACGCCGTCATGGCGGAGGATCGATCCCACGCGATATACATTGTCGGCGCGGGCGGCCCCGAGACGCGCCCGGGTCACGCTGTGCCAGGGTTGATCGGCAACGGCCCACTGCACGGAAAACTGCGCGACGACGCCAAGCTTGGCGAACCGCGGTGCGTCCTGCGAATCGACCAAAGTGAGATGGGCGATGGCGTGTCGGCGATCGCGCGGCGGGTTGGCCTTGATCGCGGCCTCCACAGCGTCGAGCGTCAGCCGGGTTGCCCGGTCGCCGATGCTATGGACGTGAATGTCGATGCCGTCGCGATCGGCACGCCGGACGATGTCGGCGAACCGGTCGGGCGGCAACAGCGGTTCGCCGCTGGTCTCCGGCGCGTCGGCGTAGGGGGCGAGGAATACGCCGGTGTGTGCGTTGTCGCCGCCGTCCATGTTCAGCTTCAGCACCGAGGCGCGGACGAGTTCGGACTGAAACTCTCGTCGCAACGCCTTGATCACGGGCAGCGGATCGACGTCCGGCCGGTTGTGGTAGTAGGAGCCGATCAGCCGGAAAGGCAGCTTTCCTTTCCGCTCGAACTGCGAATACAGCGCGAAGCCCTCTTGGTCTGGCAGAACCTGGATTCCGGCGTCGAAGACCGTGGTGATCCCTGCGGCGGCGGCCTTGGGAAGCCACTCGGAGAGGCCGGCCGCGACATAGTCCAGACTGAACGGCTGGATGGCGTTGTTGACCAGCAGCATGACCGGCGGCTCGGCGAGAAAGCCGGTCGGCTCGCCGGTCGCCGGATCACGCTGGAAGTAGCTGAAGCCGGGGATGGGATCCTTGGTGTCCTTCGTGACCCCGGCGAGCGCGAGAGCCTGCGAATTGACCCAGGCGCCGTGCCCGTCGATCCCGACGAGAATGACGGGAACGTCGGGCCAGATGGCGTCGAGATCCTCCTTGCGCGGGCCGGTCGCGGGAAAGGCGTTATATCGCCAGCCGAAGCCGCGGACGATGTCCACCGTCCCGATCTTGGCGCGATAGGCCTTGAGCGCGTCGAGCATCTCCTGGCGGGTGTCGAACTGCAGATCGACGCCTCGCGTCAGGGCCGCTCCGACCATCGGATGCGTATGGCCTTCGACAAAGCCCGGAAGCAGCATCCTGCCTGCAAGGTTCACGATGCGCGTCCGTGACCCCACGAAGGAGCGAACGCCCGCGTCGTCGCCGACGAAGACGATGCGCTTGCCCTTGACGGCGACGGCCCGGGCCCAGGGCTTGTCGCGATTGACCGTGTAGACCGGGCCGTCGCGGAAGACGATGTCGGCGCTCGGATCGGCCGCCGCCACTGCCTCGGCGACGAACGATGGCGCGGCCGATACGGCTGCCGCCGCTGTCGCCGCGAAGATGGCCCCGCGCTGCATCGCCTGGCGCCGCGTCAGGCCGCCGGCCTCCGGCTCGGAGGGACTTCCAAACAGATCCCGGTAGTTCGCCCAATGACATCCAAGACACATGGTGTCAGCTCCATGATTTGCAGGCGGCGCCCGGTTTGGTTCACACCGGCGACTGGTGCCTGACCTGGCCGTTCATGACGGTCATCAGCACCTTGGTCTTGTGGATCTCATGCGGGGCGACTTCGAACAGGTTCTTTTCCAGAACGATCAGGTCGGCGAGCTTGCCGACTTCGATCGAGCCGATCTTCTGGTCGAGTCCGAGCTGATAGGCCGGCCCCATCGTGGCGGCGCGGATCGCCTCCTCGAGGCTGATCCGCTCGTCGAGCGGCACCAATGGCGGCTGATCCGGCTTGTTCAGCTCCCGCCGCGTGGTCGCGATCTCGATCGCTTCCAGCGGCTTGTAGGTGCTGTAGTAGCCGGCGGCCGGCCAGTCGGTGCCGAGCGAGATATTGCCGCCATGGCGCAGGATCGAGCCGGTGCGGTACACCTGTTCGGCACGCGCGCCGAGGCGCGGCTGCATGACGTCGTGCCAGTATGCATCCTTGACCGACCATTGCGTGGAGAACTGGGCGGTGACGCCGAGCTTGGCGAAGCGCGGCAGATCCTCGGGCGCAAGGATCACGACGTGAGCCAGCGTGTGCCGGCGATCGCGCGGCGGATTGACCTTTATCGCCGCTTCGAAGGCGTCCAGCGACAGGCGATTGGCGCGATCGCCGTAGGAGTGGATGTGGATGTTGAGACCGTCTTTGTCGGCGCGTCGAATGATGTCCTTGAACTGATCGGGCGGGACCAGCGTCTCGCCCGCCGTGCTTGGATCGTCGCTATAGGGCACGAGCAGGGCCGCCGTCCGCTGGGCCTCGCCGCCGTCGATGTTGAGCTTGAGGACGGAGGCCTGCACCAGCTCGGAATGGAATCGCCGCCGCAGCGCCTTGATGATCGGAAGGGGATCGATGGCCGGGTTGTTGTGGTAGGTCGATCCAACCACCCGGAACGGCAGCTTCCCTTTCCGTTCGAGGTTCTGATAGAGCTGAAAGCCGGCCTCGTCCGGCAAAACCAGCAGTCCGGCATCAAACAGACTGGTGATGCCGGCCGCTGATGCCTTGGGCAGCCACCCCTCGAACGACTCGGCGATGTAGTTCGTCGTGAACGGCGCCGCGGCGTTGAGGATCTTGAACATGGCGGGGGGCTCGACGAGATAGCCGGTCGGCTCACCCGATGCCGGGTCGCGCTGGAAATAGCTGAAGCCGGGCAGGGGATCCTTGGTCGCCTTGGTCACTTTGGCTACCTCCAGCGCCTTTGAATTGACCCAGGCTGAATGGCCGTCGATCGCCGCGAGGATGACGGGCGTATCCGGCCAGATCTGATCCAGATCCTCCTTTCGCGGGCCGGTTGTCGGGAATGCGTTGTAGCGCCAGCCGAAGCCGCGGACGACATCGACCTTGCCCGATTTGGCGCGGTAGGCCGTCAACGCCGCGAGCGTTTCGTCCCGTGTATCAAACTGAAGGTCGACCCCTCGGGTGATGGCCGCGCCGGCAACCGGATGGATGTGTCCCTCCACAAATCCCGGCAGCAGCATCTTGCCGGAGAGATCGACGACGCGGGTCCTGGGCCCGATGAAGGATCGAACGCCGGCATCGTCGCCGACATAGACGATGTGCTTTTGCCGGACGGCGACCGCGCGTGCCCATTCTCTGCCGCCGTTGACGGTGTAGACGGGTCCGTTGCGGAAAACGATGTCGGCCTTGGCGTCGCCGGCGCGGGCCTCGGCGGGCGTCGGCACGACAGCGGGCGTTACGCTGGCGGCAGCGAACACCGCGCCTGCCTGCAGCAGCTGTCGTCGCGACGGCTCCGCCGCAAGCTCCAAATCAAGGAAATTGCGAAATCTGGTCCAATTGCATGCAATACACATGCGATCATCCTCACACGCTGTGCGCGAATGAAACCTCATCTGATTCGGAAGGTTTTTCATAGTTGTCGTAAAGTATGCGAATGAACGACGACGCCCGCATATTTACTGGTTCAACTAAGAGGCATTCTCGTTCACAATGCTCATATGGGTTTAGTTCCGCAGCGATGACGAGATTATTTGGCGATCGCTTTGCCGGTACTACAAACAATCTTAAGCTGTCGTCGGGATGCTTGTTGCGGTCGGACCCAAAAGGCGGTCCGACCTCATCGTGCGC
Protein-coding sequences here:
- a CDS encoding amidohydrolase — translated: MCIACGSAIGSLFAASKPEGGGLTRRQMVATSAAAAAFAAAATPAWAASNRTTIFRGGRVYTVEDSLPWAQAVVVKGGTIVYVGDDAGAMKFAGRGADVIDLKGRMLMPGFVEAHWHLCTLAFARGAWVNEEDPERIYAILRDYAKAHSDEKFILGFGWIAGAFPASGPRKEPLDEIFPDRPVLLVSCDLHGYWVNSKLLEVAGITKDTPRDVVPGSSWYEKDPNGAPTGFISEVPALFAVLQALKKHGIEPFGLKSAAAAIEEWQPRLAAAGITTFFDAGFSAWPTEQHHGFDMLVDLEKRGKLLQRVIGCLYHNDPKVDPLPIIRAYRQRYRTQLVKADVLKLLVDGTELSRTAYLLDPYAGKPDWRGEPLLPSPVLNRILRQAHAEGIDTHLHAVGDAAVRMSLDGYEAAFGKNGPGNRRHTICHAFLTAPSDIPRFRKLGVIANTQIQWGVPDTSQRRIREIYGEERWSRMYTFRTFINEGVTVSFGMDALATGSKVVVKPLEAVQAGHTRQEPGKPDGLVHPPATERLSLPELIRGYTINGAYQLRMEDQIGSIKAGKLADLIVLEKNLFDVGPHDIGKVNIQLTMMNGRITHRDGL
- a CDS encoding amidohydrolase; protein product: MCLGCHWANYRDLFGSPSEPEAGGLTRRQAMQRGAIFAATAAAAVSAAPSFVAEAVAAADPSADIVFRDGPVYTVNRDKPWARAVAVKGKRIVFVGDDAGVRSFVGSRTRIVNLAGRMLLPGFVEGHTHPMVGAALTRGVDLQFDTRQEMLDALKAYRAKIGTVDIVRGFGWRYNAFPATGPRKEDLDAIWPDVPVILVGIDGHGAWVNSQALALAGVTKDTKDPIPGFSYFQRDPATGEPTGFLAEPPVMLLVNNAIQPFSLDYVAAGLSEWLPKAAAAGITTVFDAGIQVLPDQEGFALYSQFERKGKLPFRLIGSYYHNRPDVDPLPVIKALRREFQSELVRASVLKLNMDGGDNAHTGVFLAPYADAPETSGEPLLPPDRFADIVRRADRDGIDIHVHSIGDRATRLTLDAVEAAIKANPPRDRRHAIAHLTLVDSQDAPRFAKLGVVAQFSVQWAVADQPWHSVTRARLGAARADNVYRVGSILRHDGVLSFGADWPAANSYSTYKPLDAIEIATTRRELGKPNGPQLPPADEVITLEAALRAATMGPAWQLGLEREIGSIEVGKLADLIVLEKNLFNVAPHDIHKTRVVMTVMNGQVRHG
- a CDS encoding amidohydrolase, translating into MCIACNWTRFRNFLDLELAAEPSRRQLLQAGAVFAAASVTPAVVPTPAEARAGDAKADIVFRNGPVYTVNGGREWARAVAVRQKHIVYVGDDAGVRSFIGPRTRVVDLSGKMLLPGFVEGHIHPVAGAAITRGVDLQFDTRDETLAALTAYRAKSGKVDVVRGFGWRYNAFPTTGPRKEDLDQIWPDTPVILAAIDGHSAWVNSKALEVAKVTKATKDPLPGFSYFQRDPASGEPTGYLVEPPAMFKILNAAAPFTTNYIAESFEGWLPKASAAGITSLFDAGLLVLPDEAGFQLYQNLERKGKLPFRVVGSTYHNNPAIDPLPIIKALRRRFHSELVQASVLKLNIDGGEAQRTAALLVPYSDDPSTAGETLVPPDQFKDIIRRADKDGLNIHIHSYGDRANRLSLDAFEAAIKVNPPRDRRHTLAHVVILAPEDLPRFAKLGVTAQFSTQWSVKDAYWHDVMQPRLGARAEQVYRTGSILRHGGNISLGTDWPAAGYYSTYKPLEAIEIATTRRELNKPDQPPLVPLDERISLEEAIRAATMGPAYQLGLDQKIGSIEVGKLADLIVLEKNLFEVAPHEIHKTKVLMTVMNGQVRHQSPV